A single window of Polaribacter sp. SA4-10 DNA harbors:
- the trkA gene encoding Trk system potassium transporter TrkA, protein MKIIIAGAGDVGFHLAKLLSYESQDTYIIDFDRERLNYINNHLDVITKKGDATSIKLLKEIGIDKADLLIAVTDSQNTNFTISVIGKSLGAKKTIARIDNPEFLNNCEVDFTKFGVDFMISPQELAANEIKMLLHQSSFNDTVAFESGVFNVLGTALSYTSPIVDLTVKEAKQKFTNVDFTTIAIKREGVSQTIIPRGDTTYQVNDQVYFCVPNYSMKDLYPIIGKKQYHIKNVMILGGSSIGEKTARNLCKDNFKVKLIEKNKEKAEVLAEELNKTLVVCGDGRDLELLEDENIREMDAFIAVTGNSETNIMSCLVAKSKGVQKTIALVENMDYIDISQTIGIESLINKKLIAASNIFRHIRKGEILALANLHNIDAEVFEFEVQPNARITKKPIKDLHFPREAVFGGFIRNEKAMMPNGNVQMESGDKVIVFCLPEAIEDLESLFK, encoded by the coding sequence ATGAAAATTATAATAGCTGGAGCTGGAGACGTTGGTTTTCACTTAGCTAAACTTCTTTCTTACGAATCTCAAGATACGTATATTATAGATTTTGATAGAGAACGCTTAAACTACATCAACAATCATTTAGATGTAATTACCAAAAAAGGTGATGCTACTTCTATAAAATTACTAAAAGAAATTGGCATAGATAAAGCAGATTTATTAATTGCTGTTACAGATAGTCAAAACACAAATTTTACTATTTCTGTTATTGGTAAATCTTTAGGTGCAAAGAAAACAATTGCTAGAATAGATAATCCCGAGTTTTTAAATAACTGCGAAGTTGATTTTACAAAATTCGGTGTAGATTTTATGATTTCTCCACAAGAACTAGCAGCAAATGAAATAAAAATGCTGTTACATCAATCTTCATTTAATGATACTGTAGCTTTTGAAAGTGGTGTTTTTAATGTTTTGGGAACAGCTCTTTCATACACATCTCCCATAGTAGATTTAACAGTAAAAGAAGCAAAACAAAAATTTACAAATGTAGATTTTACAACTATTGCAATTAAAAGAGAAGGCGTGTCTCAAACAATTATACCTAGAGGAGATACTACTTACCAAGTAAATGACCAAGTCTACTTTTGTGTGCCAAATTATAGCATGAAAGACTTATACCCTATTATTGGTAAAAAGCAATATCACATTAAAAATGTAATGATCCTTGGCGGAAGTAGTATCGGAGAAAAAACTGCAAGAAACCTTTGTAAAGACAATTTTAAAGTAAAATTAATTGAAAAAAATAAAGAGAAAGCAGAAGTTTTAGCAGAAGAACTTAATAAGACTTTAGTTGTTTGCGGAGACGGAAGAGATTTAGAGCTCTTAGAGGACGAAAATATAAGAGAAATGGATGCTTTTATTGCAGTTACAGGAAATTCTGAAACCAATATTATGTCTTGTTTAGTGGCAAAATCTAAAGGTGTTCAAAAGACAATTGCATTGGTTGAGAATATGGATTATATAGATATATCTCAAACAATAGGAATTGAATCTCTTATAAATAAAAAACTAATTGCTGCAAGTAATATTTTTAGACATATAAGAAAAGGTGAAATTTTAGCGCTTGCTAATTTACACAATATAGATGCAGAAGTTTTTGAATTTGAAGTTCAGCCAAATGCAAGAATTACTAAGAAACCTATTAAAGATTTACATTTTCCAAGAGAAGCCGTTTTTGGAGGGTTTATTAGAAACGAAAAAGCAATGATGCCAAACGGGAACGTTCAAATGGAAAGTGGCGATAAAGTTATTGTGTTTTGTTTACCAGAAGCAATAGAAGACTTAGAAAGTCTATTTAAATAA
- the radC gene encoding DNA repair protein RadC: protein MEKLTIKSWALDDRPREKLLAKGKASLSDAELIAILIGSGNRQESAVALSKRILQSVDGNINELARVSVEKLTTFKGIGEAKAIAIITALEIGKRRQLETALEKPKITSSKDVFNVMQPIIGDFEHEEFWVLFLNNSNKVLSKNQLSKGGLTATVVDIRILFKRAFEISSVAIIVCHNHPSGKLQPSNADKQLTQKIKEAGTTLDIKLLDHLIITEKAYFSFADEGLL, encoded by the coding sequence ATGGAAAAGCTTACCATTAAATCTTGGGCACTAGATGATAGGCCAAGAGAAAAACTGTTGGCTAAGGGAAAAGCCTCTCTTTCTGATGCTGAATTGATAGCAATACTTATTGGTTCTGGAAACCGACAGGAAAGCGCAGTAGCATTATCTAAAAGAATTTTACAATCTGTAGATGGAAACATCAATGAACTAGCAAGAGTATCCGTAGAAAAATTAACAACTTTTAAAGGAATAGGAGAGGCAAAAGCAATTGCTATTATTACCGCATTAGAAATAGGGAAAAGACGTCAATTAGAAACGGCTTTAGAGAAACCTAAAATTACAAGTAGTAAAGATGTTTTTAATGTAATGCAACCAATTATAGGTGATTTTGAGCATGAAGAGTTTTGGGTATTATTTTTAAATAATTCAAACAAAGTACTCTCAAAAAATCAATTAAGTAAAGGTGGTTTAACAGCAACAGTTGTAGATATAAGAATCCTTTTTAAAAGAGCTTTCGAAATTTCTTCAGTAGCCATAATTGTTTGTCATAATCATCCATCAGGAAAATTACAACCTAGTAATGCTGATAAACAGCTTACTCAGAAAATTAAAGAAGCAGGAACTACTTTAGATATAAAGCTGCTAGATCATTTAATTATTACCGAAAAAGCGTATTTTAGCTTTGCAGACGAAGGATTGTTATAG
- a CDS encoding polysaccharide deacetylase family protein: MILVYTHKITPRVRYIFKHILTRTLLIPVDFTSKIEEFVAHNGPKLTYTKNPLGNEFFIKSNNLLFEQGVNYLEINIQKWDDVPCFFNAGAKSAIPYDLFAASFYLITRYEEYLPHVKDIHGRFTAEQSLAYKYRFLEKPVIDIWAYKLLEALKEKFPDYEYKKRSYEFISTVDIDNAYAYKYKSLVRTVGGFLNDLFQFKFLELWNRFAVVFKLKKDPFDTFDKIISLKNEYNVRTIFFFLIGDYTTFDTNVSSSKNKYRLLIKDMVDYARVGLHPSYFTMKNMGTLKKEKERLEGITNMPILRSRQHYLRFNLPETYQHLIDLEILEDYSMGYASNVGFRASTCTPFYFYDLDFEIQTPLKIFPFALMDTTLNDYMKLTPRQSLGRIRDLKNEVKAVNGTFITLFHNESLSNYLRWKGWRRLYESMIKIATS, encoded by the coding sequence ATGATATTAGTTTATACACATAAAATTACACCAAGAGTTCGTTATATCTTTAAACATATACTTACTCGAACTTTATTAATCCCTGTAGATTTTACTTCTAAAATAGAAGAATTTGTTGCGCATAATGGACCAAAATTAACGTATACAAAAAACCCTTTAGGAAATGAATTCTTTATAAAAAGCAACAATTTACTTTTTGAGCAAGGTGTAAATTATTTAGAAATTAATATCCAAAAATGGGATGACGTTCCTTGTTTTTTTAATGCAGGAGCAAAATCAGCAATTCCTTATGATCTTTTTGCAGCAAGTTTTTACCTTATAACTAGATATGAAGAATATTTACCACATGTAAAAGATATTCATGGACGCTTTACCGCAGAACAAAGTTTAGCATATAAATATCGTTTTTTAGAAAAACCAGTAATAGATATTTGGGCGTATAAATTGTTAGAAGCATTAAAAGAAAAGTTTCCAGATTATGAATATAAAAAACGTTCATATGAATTTATATCTACAGTAGATATTGATAATGCTTATGCTTATAAGTACAAAAGTTTAGTTAGAACTGTTGGAGGTTTTCTAAATGACCTTTTTCAATTTAAGTTTTTAGAACTTTGGAATCGTTTTGCAGTAGTTTTTAAACTAAAAAAAGATCCTTTTGATACATTTGATAAAATTATCAGCCTAAAAAATGAATACAACGTTAGAACTATTTTTTTCTTTTTAATAGGAGATTATACAACTTTTGATACCAATGTTTCTTCCTCCAAAAATAAGTATAGACTGTTAATTAAAGACATGGTAGATTATGCTAGAGTTGGTTTGCATCCTTCTTATTTTACTATGAAAAATATGGGGACTCTTAAGAAAGAAAAAGAACGATTAGAGGGAATAACAAACATGCCTATTTTACGTTCTAGACAACATTATTTACGATTCAATTTACCAGAAACGTATCAGCATTTAATAGATTTAGAAATTTTAGAAGATTATTCTATGGGCTATGCAAGTAATGTTGGTTTTAGAGCAAGCACATGTACTCCTTTTTATTTTTATGATTTAGATTTTGAAATACAAACGCCACTTAAAATATTTCCTTTTGCTTTAATGGATACTACTTTAAATGATTATATGAAGTTAACTCCAAGGCAATCTTTAGGTAGAATTAGAGATTTAAAAAATGAAGTAAAAGCTGTAAACGGAACCTTTATTACGCTATTTCATAATGAAAGTTTAAGCAATTATTTACGTTGGAAAGGTTGGAGAAGGTTGTATGAATCTATGATAAAAATTGCCACATCTTAA
- a CDS encoding DapH/DapD/GlmU-related protein, which translates to MLSKLDFLIFGWIINWLYPEYYRPKYGYQRYYILFFHYLIPQKLFRLNPKVKWPVHFTSKVLAPQKITKGIMCDPGDGLNNYIQANNGIIFGNNIELAPSVSIISSNHDSSNLRKHIDAKPITIGNNVWIGTNSTVLPEVNIGNNVIIGANSVVTKDIPSNSIAVGNPCKVIRKKEPYKEDFTKIIFNKKIPKKHRKFINSIF; encoded by the coding sequence AATTAGATTTTTTAATTTTCGGATGGATAATCAACTGGTTGTATCCTGAGTATTACAGACCAAAATATGGATATCAACGATATTATATTTTGTTTTTTCATTATTTAATTCCTCAGAAATTATTTCGTTTGAATCCGAAGGTGAAATGGCCAGTTCATTTTACATCTAAGGTTTTAGCGCCTCAAAAAATTACAAAAGGAATAATGTGTGATCCTGGTGATGGTTTAAACAATTATATACAAGCAAATAATGGTATTATATTTGGTAATAATATTGAGTTAGCCCCTAGTGTTTCTATTATTTCTTCTAACCATGATTCTTCTAATCTAAGAAAACACATAGATGCTAAACCAATTACTATTGGAAATAATGTTTGGATTGGTACAAACTCAACTGTTTTACCTGAAGTAAATATTGGAAACAATGTAATTATTGGAGCAAATTCTGTTGTTACCAAAGACATTCCTTCTAACTCAATTGCTGTTGGAAATCCATGTAAAGTAATTAGGAAAAAAGAGCCTTATAAAGAAGACTTTACTAAAATTATATTCAATAAAAAAATACCAAAAAAACACAGGAAATTTATAAATTCTATCTTTTAA